One window of the Perca flavescens isolate YP-PL-M2 chromosome 5, PFLA_1.0, whole genome shotgun sequence genome contains the following:
- the angptl2b gene encoding angiopoietin-related protein 2b has translation MEPPSMVLLGLLLVYGLACGAQQTQDSSHGRDRTQEFQSSEDDLEREFLYAGRSKRAPADQQQDKCSYTFIVPQQKVTGAICVNSKEPEAMLENRVNKQELELLNVELQKQKRQIETLQQLVEVDGGIVNEVKLLRKESRNMNSRVTQLYMQLLHEIIRKRDNALELAQMENKILNQTSEMQQLTSRYKDLEHKYQHLASLATNQSTLIALLEEHCQSRPPPRHVPVPQPRPQPPPPSPPLNKPYQPPVLPRITKPISNEIQSDQKSLPPLLPTMPTGTHSPSTTDKPSGPFKDCLQALEDGHTASSMYLVKPENANRLMQVWCDQRHDPGGWTVIQRRVDGSVNFFRNWETYKQGFGNIDGEYWLGLENIYWLTNQANYKLLVTLEDWSGRKVFAEYASFRVEPEADFYKLRVGRYHGNAGDSLTWHNGKQFTTLDRDHDAYTGNCAHYQKGGWWYNSCAHSNLNGVWYRGGHYRSRYQDGVYWAEFRGGAYSLKKVVMMIRPNPNTFH, from the exons ATGGAGCCCCCTTCAATGGTCCTGCTGGGGCTCCTTCTTGTTTATGGACTAGCTTGTGGGGCCCAGCAGACTCAGGACAGCAGCCATGGCAGGGACAGGACCCAAGAATTTCAGAGTAGTGAGGATGATTTAGAGAGAGAGTTTCTCTATGCTGGAAGAAGCAAGCGTGCTCCAGCTGACCAGCAGCAGGACAAGTGCTCCTACACTTTCATTGTGCCTCAACAAAAAGTAACCGGAGCCATCTGTGTCAACTCCAAGGAGCCGGAGGCCATGCTGGAGAATCGGGTCAACAAACAGGAGTTAGAGCTGCTGAACGTGGAGCTACAGAAACAGAAGAGGCAGATCGAGACCCTGCAGCAATTGGTAGAGGTGGACGGGGGTATTGTCAATGAGGTCAAGCTTCTCAGGAAGGAGAGCCGAAACATGAACTCCAGAGTCACTCAGTTGTACATGCAGCTGCTCCATGAGATCATCAGGAAGAGAGACAATGCCCTCGAATTGGCTCAGATGGAGAACAAGATCCTGAACCAAACCTCTGAGATGCAACAGCTCACCAGTCGATACAAAGATCTTGAGCACAAGTACCAGCACTTGGCTTCTTTGGCCACTAACCAATCAACTCTTATTGCGCTGTTGGAGGAGCATTGCCAGAGTCGCCCTCCCCCTCGTCATGTGCCCGTCCCCCAGCCACGGCCTCAGCCACCTCCACCATCACCACCTCTCAACAAGCCTTACCAGCCACCCGTCCTTCCACGAATTACCAAGCCGATCAGCAACGAGATCCAGAGTGACCAAAAATCTCTACCGCCTCTTCTTCCAACGATGCCCACTGGCACACACAGCCCTTCGACCACCGACAAGCCCTCTG GGCCATTTAAGGATTGTCTGCAGGCTCTGGAAGATGGCCACACTGCCAGCAGCATGTACCTGGTGAAGCCAGAGAATGCCAACCGGCTTATGCAGGTGTGGTGTGACCAGAGACATGACCCAGGTGGCTGGACCGTGATCCAGAGGAGGGTGGACGGCTCCGTCAACTTTTTCAGGAACTGGGAGACATACAAG CAAGGTTTTGGCAATATTGATGGCGAGTACTGGCTGGGTCTGGAGAACATCTACTGGCTGACTAACCAGGCAAACTACAAACTGCTGGTCACGCTGGAGGACTGGTCTGGTAGGAAGGTGTTCGCAGAGTATGCCAGCTTTAGGGTGGAGCCTGAGGCCGACTTCTACAAGCTAAGGGTGGGCcgttaccatggcaacgctGGAGACTCCCTCACCTGGCATAATGGCAAACAGTTCACAACACTGGACAGAGACCATGATGCATATACAG GCAACTGTGCCCATTACCAAAAGGGAGGCTGGTGGTACAACTCATGTGCCCATTCCAATTTGAATGGCGTTTGGTACAGAGGAGGACACTACCGCAGCCGATACCAAGATGGAGTCTACTGGGCTGAGTTCAGAGGAGGAGCCTATTCACTTAAGAAAGTGGTCATGATGATCCGTCCAAACCCAAACACCTTCCACTAA